Sequence from the Syntrophorhabdaceae bacterium genome:
ACGAACCGTTACCCGAATCGATTCTTCGCGAGTACGAAGGATGAGGCTTCTTCTCGATACCCACGCGTTCCTCTGGTGGATAATGGACAGCCCGGAACTGTCTTTGCGCGTGCGGGATGCCATCAGAAACCCTGCTAACGAGCTTTTTCTGAGCGTGGCTTCCGCCTGGGAGATAACGATAAAAGTCAACCTCGGAAGGCTTCACCTGCCGGACAGGCCTGATCGTTTTATTCCCGGTCAGATGGCAAAAAACGCGATAGGATCTCTGCCAATCGAGATGAGCCATGCCCTTTCCGTATCCCGGCTTCCGGCCATCCACCGAGATCCTTTCGACCGTATCATCATAGCCCAGTCGATGCTGGAGAAAATACCTATCATCACGCGGGATGCCGATATCGGCAAATACAAGGCGAAGACCTTTTGGTAATGGGGCTAACGAGACCGGGATTTCATCGGAGACGGGTCACTGCGCCGTGTCGCTCCTGAGGGAATAACTGGTACTGCGACCGCCACCCGGGTCTTTCACGAGAACTTCTTTTGTGACAAGATCAATAATATCGCGAAGCGCCGTATCCTGGGAGCACTTCGCCAGCTTCGCCCATTTTGTTGATGTCAGTTTTCCCTCGAAGTTCTCGAGCAACCTGTTCAGCATCAGACGCTGTCGGTCATTGAAAGCCTCGCCTTCGTGGGTGTCCCAAAAAGAGGCCTTTTTGAGAACGGTTCCAATTGTGCTGTCCACGTTGTCAAAGGTTCGATGGAGGCAATCGAGGAACCATTCAAGGTAGGGTGTGATGTCCAGTGTTCCCTGCTGGGTTTCCTCCAATATCCTGTAGTAGGTGTCGCGCTCGCTGCGGATCTGTGCCGACATACTGTAAAAACGTTGCGGATTTCCCTCTGAACGTGCCAGGATCATATCAGCGATGGCGCGCGCGATGCGGCCATTGCCATCATCGAAGGGGTGGATCGTTACGAACCAGAGATGGGCTATACCTGCCCGCAAGACCAGATCTGTGCCATCATCCGCATTGAACCAGTCGAGGAAAGCCGCCATTTCGCTCTCCAGTCGGTTGGCGGCCGGGG
This genomic interval carries:
- a CDS encoding type II toxin-antitoxin system VapC family toxin, coding for MRLLLDTHAFLWWIMDSPELSLRVRDAIRNPANELFLSVASAWEITIKVNLGRLHLPDRPDRFIPGQMAKNAIGSLPIEMSHALSVSRLPAIHRDPFDRIIIAQSMLEKIPIITRDADIGKYKAKTFW
- a CDS encoding Fic family protein, coding for MSPYIHELSDWPHFFWDEKVLSRPLGLVRHRQGKLIGRMEALGFPLRVEAVLRTLTLDIVESGEIEGVLFDKQQVRSSIARQLGVDIGNTVPANRNVEGVVEMMLDATRNYDKPLTKDRLFAWHSCLFPTGRSGMNTIKVSAWRDDSKGSMQVVSGAVGHERVHFEAPAANRLESEMAAFLDWFNADDGTDLVLRAGIAHLWFVTIHPFDDGNGRIARAIADMILARSEGNPQRFYSMSAQIRSERDTYYRILEETQQGTLDITPYLEWFLDCLHRTFDNVDSTIGTVLKKASFWDTHEGEAFNDRQRLMLNRLLENFEGKLTSTKWAKLAKCSQDTALRDIIDLVTKEVLVKDPGGGRSTSYSLRSDTAQ